A single window of Caldimicrobium thiodismutans DNA harbors:
- a CDS encoding ParB/RepB/Spo0J family partition protein codes for MLLKEIQIAEIDLTDKSFLFSYPERTPLLIESIKTIGVIEPPLLYPGNKGYQIICGEGRIKALKALGVEKFLACVINEEKQPWELLYISLESNLFRGLNLVEKALFLERAEKIFPKEKIIEEILPKLDFTKHLSWYFFLKKVLALGPPYRELLIKERLNPKTIEIITDLNQNEKEEYYQLLISLHLTHSEQMETLEVLRDLQKREQRQGLLPEQIKNLLTIEDPNQRKKAFKETLQAIKYPNFLVKRTLMEDIKRDLQKKGLQIEFSPYLENKRININFDLKDIETLKKNLKTLERYGEKILSLFE; via the coding sequence ATGCTTCTTAAAGAAATTCAAATTGCAGAGATTGACCTTACAGATAAATCCTTTTTATTTTCTTATCCTGAAAGAACGCCTTTACTCATTGAAAGCATAAAAACCATAGGGGTAATTGAACCCCCTTTACTCTATCCCGGTAATAAAGGGTATCAGATCATTTGTGGTGAAGGAAGAATTAAGGCTCTAAAGGCTCTTGGAGTTGAGAAATTCTTAGCTTGCGTGATAAATGAAGAAAAGCAACCCTGGGAGCTTCTTTATATTTCCCTTGAAAGTAATCTTTTCCGGGGTTTAAACCTTGTTGAAAAGGCCCTCTTTCTTGAAAGGGCAGAGAAAATTTTCCCGAAAGAAAAAATTATAGAGGAGATACTTCCCAAGCTCGATTTTACAAAACACCTAAGCTGGTATTTTTTTCTCAAAAAGGTTCTGGCCTTGGGTCCACCCTATAGAGAACTCCTCATAAAGGAAAGATTAAATCCAAAAACCATTGAGATAATTACAGATCTAAACCAGAATGAAAAAGAAGAATATTATCAATTACTTATCTCTTTACATCTTACGCATAGTGAACAGATGGAGACCTTAGAGGTCTTAAGGGATCTCCAAAAAAGGGAGCAAAGGCAAGGCCTTTTACCTGAACAAATAAAAAATTTATTAACAATTGAAGACCCTAATCAGCGAAAAAAGGCCTTTAAGGAAACTCTCCAGGCGATAAAATATCCAAATTTTTTAGTTAAAAGAACCCTCATGGAAGATATTAAAAGGGACTTACAGAAAAAAGGACTTCAGATTGAATTTTCTCCTTACCTTGAAAATAAAAGAATTAATATTAACTTTGATTTAAAAGACATTGAAACATTGAAAAAAAATCTTAAAACTCTTGAAAGGTATGGAGAAAAAATTCTTTCCCTCTTTGAATAA
- a CDS encoding (Fe-S)-binding protein, with protein MEKKFFPSLNKEEIESKLKLEQAYCHKPQGCYLAKLSLDSEIAFLLPYIKPQVKALYFEPAEGYLIFKWPFRGIFYKVSLTINEVKIGIVRDKEEAAEVLIHLFNFLFDLYSKRDNLKPDFNPIKRPSTLEIYKILPKTNCRDCGELSCLAFAGKVSMAEAELSDCPHLSKENLRAFPL; from the coding sequence ATGGAGAAAAAATTCTTTCCCTCTTTGAATAAGGAAGAGATTGAAAGTAAATTAAAGCTTGAGCAGGCATACTGTCATAAACCACAGGGTTGCTATTTAGCCAAACTCTCCTTAGATTCTGAGATTGCCTTTCTTTTACCTTACATAAAACCTCAAGTAAAGGCCCTTTATTTTGAACCAGCTGAGGGTTATTTAATCTTCAAATGGCCTTTTAGAGGGATTTTTTACAAGGTATCTCTTACAATCAATGAAGTAAAAATAGGGATTGTCAGGGACAAAGAAGAGGCAGCAGAGGTTTTAATTCATCTATTCAACTTTTTATTTGATCTTTACTCCAAGAGAGATAATCTAAAGCCTGATTTTAATCCTATCAAAAGACCCTCTACTCTTGAGATATATAAAATATTACCCAAGACAAATTGCCGTGATTGTGGTGAGCTAAGTTGTCTTGCCTTTGCAGGAAAAGTCTCTATGGCTGAAGCTGAACTTTCAGATTGCCCCCACCTTTCCAAGGAAAATTTAAGGGCTTTCCCTTTATGA
- a CDS encoding FmdB family zinc ribbon protein: MPIFEFQCEECGEIFEELILGSKFEGLKCKKCKSSKVHKLMSQVAYKSGEKFIASSGSGCSSCSGGSCSSCR, translated from the coding sequence ATGCCAATTTTTGAATTCCAATGTGAAGAATGTGGAGAGATCTTTGAAGAGCTCATTCTGGGCAGCAAATTTGAGGGTCTTAAATGCAAAAAATGTAAAAGCTCAAAGGTTCATAAATTAATGTCTCAGGTGGCTTATAAATCAGGTGAAAAATTTATTGCAAGCAGTGGCTCGGGATGTAGTTCCTGTAGTGGTGGTTCCTGTAGTTCCTGCAGATAA
- a CDS encoding methyltransferase domain-containing protein has product MLTVQALSKMSFDFNGYHFDLKPGEKLLFANDVFALLPQNLQRAFQKTNTALPPFYDGEPLKGKTLFVFMQGAIGDVLCSTVALREVKRRYPDCKLWVAVSGRARPVLEKLSYIDKLFPHPAPIKEVVKANYMIKAVEMVNTPGFDNLNMVKWFLWKFRLYFAEDETPDVVVDEEIVKELTPVFEEVKKLSGKERVLLFHYLASSIHRTLPPKLLKEIEDLISEEYVPVICSLPDEDITVEVALDVYGIRAANLSYLMKDLKYLIASVYLSDVVITADTATLHIAGGLKKPIVFITGPIEASLRSETYPTVIPVRPNYIGQTCKAPCGIHATGEPCPEAKIKHQFYSPCLESIPPKVIYFALKDAELLCEKDYPKPEKCPLCDFSGNFSLFEVINQHRIFECPGCGLQFPYPVKAMDYDAAYQGKLINLLEFAETAYKSYIDLEKEEEKERKKWERVLRFNVLLPILSLLPQGKLLDIGCSTGYFLLIAKKYGFEVYGMEASKEAVELGRKKYKLNIAQALTFEELPEDFKGPYQVITAFEVIEHVENPLEFLKGIYALLERDGFAILSCPPYFKFENLSLSYRKYKWWYNDYPPHHLNRFKPWTLYYGLKLAGFEEVVIFTEPLLAGTVLEGITPKSVELTTQEGQKITLPKEVTTAILFDAMKPLYVNARYLGNFQFAIAVKGKSGINWERVLRDAIATSAVDIMWRDDRI; this is encoded by the coding sequence ATGCTTACAGTTCAGGCTTTAAGTAAAATGAGTTTTGATTTCAATGGCTATCATTTTGACCTGAAACCAGGGGAAAAGCTCCTTTTTGCCAATGATGTCTTTGCCTTACTTCCTCAAAATCTTCAAAGGGCCTTTCAAAAAACTAACACAGCGCTACCTCCCTTTTACGATGGAGAGCCTCTCAAGGGAAAAACTCTTTTTGTCTTTATGCAAGGAGCCATTGGAGATGTGCTTTGCTCAACTGTAGCTTTAAGGGAGGTAAAAAGAAGATATCCCGATTGTAAACTCTGGGTTGCTGTATCAGGTAGAGCTCGCCCGGTTCTGGAAAAACTTTCCTACATAGATAAACTTTTCCCTCACCCAGCACCCATTAAAGAAGTAGTCAAGGCAAATTATATGATAAAAGCTGTTGAAATGGTCAATACCCCTGGCTTTGATAACCTGAATATGGTTAAGTGGTTTCTCTGGAAATTTAGACTCTACTTTGCAGAAGATGAAACTCCAGATGTAGTGGTAGATGAGGAAATTGTCAAAGAATTGACGCCTGTATTTGAAGAAGTCAAAAAGTTGTCTGGTAAAGAGAGGGTTTTACTTTTCCACTATCTTGCCTCATCTATTCATAGGACTCTGCCACCTAAGCTTTTAAAAGAGATTGAGGATTTAATCTCAGAGGAGTATGTGCCAGTGATTTGTAGTTTGCCTGATGAGGATATAACTGTTGAGGTTGCCCTTGATGTTTATGGAATTAGGGCTGCTAATCTTTCTTATTTGATGAAGGATTTGAAATATTTAATAGCTTCTGTTTATCTATCTGATGTGGTGATTACTGCAGATACTGCAACCCTTCATATTGCAGGGGGGCTTAAGAAACCCATAGTTTTTATTACAGGACCTATTGAAGCAAGTCTTCGCTCTGAGACTTATCCCACAGTCATTCCAGTTCGCCCAAATTATATTGGTCAGACCTGTAAAGCTCCCTGTGGAATTCATGCAACTGGGGAACCCTGTCCTGAAGCCAAAATAAAACATCAATTTTATAGCCCCTGCTTAGAAAGTATTCCCCCAAAGGTGATTTATTTTGCTCTCAAAGATGCAGAGCTTCTCTGTGAAAAAGATTATCCCAAGCCAGAAAAATGCCCCCTTTGTGATTTTTCTGGAAATTTCAGTCTTTTTGAGGTAATCAATCAGCATAGAATTTTTGAATGCCCAGGCTGTGGATTGCAGTTTCCCTATCCTGTTAAGGCTATGGATTATGATGCGGCTTATCAAGGTAAACTTATTAACCTCTTAGAATTTGCAGAAACAGCCTATAAAAGTTACATAGATCTTGAAAAAGAAGAGGAAAAGGAAAGAAAGAAGTGGGAGCGAGTCTTAAGGTTTAATGTTCTTTTACCAATATTATCTTTACTTCCTCAAGGAAAGCTTTTGGATATTGGCTGCTCTACGGGATATTTTCTTCTCATTGCCAAAAAATATGGTTTTGAAGTTTATGGGATGGAGGCTTCAAAGGAGGCTGTAGAACTTGGAAGAAAAAAATATAAACTGAATATTGCTCAAGCCTTAACCTTTGAAGAACTTCCAGAAGACTTTAAGGGTCCATACCAAGTAATCACTGCCTTTGAAGTTATCGAACATGTGGAAAACCCTTTAGAGTTTTTGAAAGGAATTTACGCACTTTTAGAAAGGGATGGTTTTGCTATTTTGAGCTGTCCCCCTTATTTTAAGTTTGAAAATCTATCTTTAAGTTATCGCAAATACAAATGGTGGTATAATGATTATCCTCCTCATCATCTTAATCGTTTCAAACCCTGGACCCTTTATTATGGCCTAAAACTTGCAGGTTTTGAAGAGGTGGTTATCTTTACAGAGCCTCTTCTTGCGGGGACAGTTCTTGAGGGCATAACCCCAAAAAGTGTAGAACTTACAACTCAAGAGGGACAAAAGATTACCCTACCCAAGGAAGTAACAACAGCCATCCTTTTTGATGCCATGAAGCCTCTATATGTAAATGCAAGATACCTGGGAAACTTTCAATTTGCTATTGCTGTTAAAGGTAAAAGTGGAATAAACTGGGAAAGGGTCTTAAGAGATGCTATAGCCACTTCTGCTGTTGATATAATGTGGCGAGATGATAGAATTTAA
- the cobA gene encoding uroporphyrinogen-III C-methyltransferase, protein MNKNGKVYLVGAGPGDPGLFTLKGKALLERAEVVIYDYLANPDLLKFCPENCEFIYVGKKGGAHTLPQEEINKLLVKKAMEGKCVVRLKGGDPFLFGRGGEEIEELVKEGIPFEVVSGITSGIAVPAYAGIPVTHRDYTSTLALITGHEAEDKEESKINFKALSKLGTLVFFMGVKNLPYIVENLLKEGKSSDTPCAVIQWGTTPKQKTAQGTLATILEDVKKKGITAPAIIVVGEVVKLRAKFNWFETKPLFGKRILITRTREQASKLRIALEESGAEVCEVPTIEVRPLISDKTLEVMQNLGRYDWIVFTSENGVRYFFETLFKQNLDLRALSKLKIAVIGPATFEAINKFYLKADLVPEKNYTQEGLAEAFKKLDLHGKKVLLVRAKVARELLPESLKAQGAEVNILPIYETLCPEASTAKLKEAFSEKIDAVTFTSSSTVENFFALLKKAGLTLPESLVLASIGPITSETIKKFGYEPTLEAKEYTIPGLVSALIDFFGRG, encoded by the coding sequence ATGAACAAAAACGGAAAGGTTTATTTAGTTGGAGCAGGCCCGGGTGATCCTGGCCTTTTTACCCTTAAGGGGAAGGCCCTTCTTGAAAGGGCTGAAGTTGTTATTTATGACTATCTTGCCAATCCAGATCTTCTTAAATTCTGTCCAGAAAATTGTGAATTTATCTATGTAGGGAAAAAAGGAGGAGCTCATACCCTTCCTCAGGAGGAGATTAATAAACTTTTAGTAAAAAAGGCTATGGAAGGAAAGTGTGTAGTAAGGCTTAAAGGGGGTGATCCTTTTCTTTTTGGCAGAGGGGGAGAAGAGATTGAAGAATTAGTAAAAGAAGGGATCCCCTTTGAGGTTGTCTCGGGAATTACTTCTGGAATTGCGGTTCCTGCTTATGCTGGTATTCCAGTCACGCACCGGGATTATACCTCAACTCTTGCCTTAATAACTGGACACGAAGCGGAAGATAAAGAAGAAAGCAAAATCAATTTCAAGGCCCTTTCCAAACTGGGAACACTGGTTTTCTTTATGGGAGTCAAAAATTTACCCTATATAGTTGAAAACCTTCTTAAGGAAGGAAAGTCTTCAGATACCCCTTGTGCTGTTATTCAATGGGGGACAACTCCTAAGCAAAAGACTGCTCAAGGAACCCTTGCAACTATTCTTGAAGATGTTAAAAAAAAGGGAATTACAGCCCCTGCTATTATTGTTGTAGGAGAGGTTGTGAAATTAAGAGCTAAATTTAATTGGTTTGAAACAAAGCCCCTCTTTGGAAAGAGGATTTTGATTACTCGCACAAGAGAACAGGCAAGTAAATTGCGAATTGCCCTTGAAGAATCCGGGGCAGAGGTATGCGAGGTGCCCACCATAGAGGTAAGACCTTTGATTTCTGATAAAACCCTTGAGGTTATGCAGAATTTGGGGAGATATGATTGGATTGTCTTTACCTCAGAAAACGGCGTCCGCTACTTTTTTGAAACCCTCTTTAAGCAAAATCTTGACCTAAGAGCCCTTTCGAAATTAAAAATTGCTGTTATTGGCCCAGCAACTTTTGAGGCTATTAATAAATTTTATCTTAAAGCAGATCTTGTGCCTGAGAAAAACTATACCCAGGAAGGCTTAGCAGAAGCTTTTAAGAAATTGGATCTTCACGGAAAAAAGGTGCTTCTTGTAAGGGCCAAGGTTGCAAGAGAACTACTTCCCGAATCCCTCAAGGCTCAGGGAGCAGAGGTTAATATTCTTCCCATTTACGAGACCCTGTGTCCTGAGGCCTCAACTGCCAAATTAAAAGAGGCCTTTTCAGAAAAAATAGATGCAGTGACCTTTACCAGTTCTTCAACCGTTGAAAACTTTTTTGCTCTGTTGAAAAAGGCAGGACTCACCCTACCTGAATCCTTGGTTTTAGCCTCTATTGGCCCGATTACCTCTGAAACAATAAAAAAATTTGGCTATGAACCCACCCTTGAGGCAAAAGAATACACAATTCCTGGGCTTGTCTCTGCTCTCATAGATTTTTTTGGAAGGGGATAG
- the hemC gene encoding hydroxymethylbilane synthase, translated as MNLRVGTRGSKLALAQTEWVISKLKHYHPQLEIEKVIIKTTGDKILDAPLSKIGGKGLFVKEIEEALLSGDIDFAVHSMKDVPSEVPSGLEVSIVPERESPYDVWISDFKSFHLLPAGGKVGTSSLRRMTQLKRIRPDLQIEPLRGNVDTRLRKLKEGLYDGIVLAEAGLKRLKIEVDYISFSLNQMVPAVGQGALGIETRTKDSQTKAILSVLHSEETAIAVKAERAFLRTLEGGCQVPLGAHAYFENSKLIITGFIADLEGVRFYKETLAGSPSEPEKLGEELARILLTQGGEAILKELYQGIKG; from the coding sequence GTGAATCTTCGTGTGGGAACGCGTGGAAGTAAATTAGCCCTTGCTCAAACAGAATGGGTCATCTCAAAACTTAAGCACTATCACCCTCAACTTGAAATTGAAAAGGTTATCATTAAAACTACCGGGGATAAAATTTTAGATGCCCCTTTGAGTAAAATCGGAGGTAAAGGGCTTTTTGTGAAGGAAATTGAGGAGGCTCTTTTAAGTGGTGATATTGATTTTGCAGTGCATAGTATGAAAGATGTTCCCTCAGAGGTCCCATCCGGGCTTGAGGTTTCAATTGTCCCGGAGAGGGAATCTCCCTATGATGTCTGGATCTCGGATTTTAAGTCTTTTCATTTACTTCCAGCAGGAGGAAAGGTTGGAACAAGCAGTCTCAGAAGAATGACCCAGTTAAAGAGAATCAGGCCTGATCTACAGATTGAACCCCTTAGAGGAAATGTTGATACCCGTTTGAGGAAATTGAAAGAGGGTCTTTATGATGGGATAGTTCTTGCTGAGGCAGGTCTAAAAAGATTAAAAATTGAAGTAGATTATATATCTTTCTCTTTGAATCAAATGGTTCCTGCGGTTGGGCAGGGAGCCCTTGGAATTGAAACTCGCACCAAAGATTCCCAAACAAAAGCAATACTTAGTGTTCTTCATTCGGAGGAAACTGCCATTGCGGTTAAAGCTGAAAGGGCTTTTCTCCGGACCTTAGAAGGCGGTTGCCAGGTCCCCCTTGGAGCACATGCCTATTTTGAAAATTCAAAACTTATCATAACAGGATTTATTGCTGACCTTGAAGGTGTAAGATTTTATAAAGAAACCTTGGCAGGCAGTCCATCTGAACCTGAGAAGCTTGGTGAAGAGCTTGCCAGAATCCTTTTAACACAGGGCGGAGAAGCAATTTTGAAGGAATTATATCAGGGGATTAAAGGATGA
- a CDS encoding nucleotidyltransferase, whose translation MIKKLLKNIADELQREGIEYMIIGGQAVLLYGEPRLTRDIDITLGVDIDHIEKILDIVKRLNFSLLTQNVEEFIRDTRVLPVKDPETGFRIDFIFSWTPYEKEAIKRANKIKIDDFYLNYISVEDLIIYKLISNRPRDIEDLKTVLLKQKTLDEDYIKNWLKIFSETLEVDLVKRWKDLKNSLQLK comes from the coding sequence ATGATTAAAAAATTACTTAAAAATATAGCTGATGAACTTCAAAGAGAAGGAATTGAATATATGATAATTGGCGGTCAAGCAGTTTTACTTTATGGAGAACCTCGTTTAACCAGAGACATTGACATTACCTTAGGAGTGGATATAGATCACATAGAGAAAATCTTAGATATAGTCAAAAGATTAAATTTTTCTCTGCTAACTCAAAATGTAGAGGAATTTATAAGAGATACCAGAGTTTTACCAGTAAAAGACCCTGAAACAGGATTTAGAATAGATTTTATCTTCAGCTGGACTCCCTATGAAAAAGAGGCTATTAAAAGAGCAAATAAAATTAAAATAGATGATTTTTACTTAAATTATATTTCTGTAGAAGATTTAATTATTTACAAACTTATTTCTAATAGACCGAGAGACATAGAAGACCTTAAGACTGTTCTTCTTAAACAAAAAACCTTAGATGAAGATTATATAAAAAATTGGCTTAAGATTTTTAGTGAAACCTTAGAGGTAGATTTAGTAAAAAGGTGGAAAGATTTAAAAAATAGTTTACAACTTAAGTAA
- a CDS encoding DNA polymerase III subunit delta encodes MPQFSPLQLYKLVDLAKKNRVAPLYLFIGPYELTLEKAKEIYHILLEKGASLEIYDLRDSEQKKEFLTLKGYQKGLFGLRTIYLITAGEEIPLSKVDEILSNLNSSNQIFSWFLFFNDIKEDHPFYQFALEKGAIIPLHTKKKSELLESEVMLTLQQYGFSMDKKSMSLFLSLVGEEYYNFKNELEKLILYCIDEKVITEEKIWEIIVPSEERAFYLLGDILFEHGPEKTYRTIQHFLDTKTEPKDILNFLLKYFKKLRLLKELLKTNPELEKAENYTQFLKEWQALTKDPLKDFPKLLTDIHPYVAFKMRKYSKRLKEVDAIFLELFEAEWKLKREFIPPSKVFKEFIFNFWQRLSRS; translated from the coding sequence ATGCCTCAATTTAGCCCTCTTCAGCTTTATAAATTAGTTGATCTTGCAAAAAAGAATCGGGTAGCCCCTCTTTATCTTTTCATTGGACCTTATGAGCTCACCCTTGAAAAAGCTAAAGAAATTTATCATATTCTCCTGGAAAAAGGAGCAAGTCTTGAGATTTACGATTTAAGAGATTCCGAGCAAAAGAAAGAGTTTCTTACCTTAAAGGGCTATCAAAAGGGGCTCTTTGGTCTTAGAACTATTTATTTAATAACTGCAGGAGAAGAGATACCTTTGTCAAAGGTTGATGAGATATTAAGTAATCTTAATAGTTCAAATCAAATTTTCAGCTGGTTTCTTTTTTTTAATGATATTAAAGAAGACCACCCCTTTTATCAATTTGCTCTTGAAAAGGGCGCTATTATCCCCCTGCATACCAAAAAAAAGAGTGAATTGCTTGAAAGCGAGGTTATGCTTACCTTACAGCAATACGGATTTTCCATGGATAAAAAATCTATGAGTCTTTTCCTCTCCTTAGTGGGAGAGGAGTATTATAATTTTAAAAATGAACTTGAAAAACTCATCTTATACTGCATAGATGAAAAGGTTATTACTGAAGAAAAGATCTGGGAAATTATTGTGCCTTCTGAAGAAAGGGCCTTTTATCTTCTTGGAGACATTCTCTTTGAGCATGGCCCTGAAAAGACCTATCGCACAATCCAGCATTTTCTTGACACAAAAACAGAGCCCAAGGACATTTTAAATTTTCTACTTAAATATTTTAAAAAACTCAGACTACTAAAGGAGCTTTTAAAGACTAATCCAGAACTTGAAAAAGCTGAAAATTATACCCAGTTTTTAAAGGAGTGGCAGGCCTTAACTAAGGATCCTTTAAAGGATTTTCCCAAGCTTTTAACAGATATTCATCCCTATGTTGCCTTTAAAATGAGAAAATATTCAAAAAGGTTAAAAGAGGTAGATGCTATTTTTTTAGAGCTTTTTGAGGCAGAGTGGAAACTCAAGAGAGAATTTATCCCCCCTTCCAAAGTTTTTAAGGAATTTATTTTTAACTTCTGGCAAAGACTAAGCAGGTCATAA
- the tyrS gene encoding tyrosine--tRNA ligase: MEKELKKALELIKRGIVDLIEEEELIKKLKRSYQEGRPLRIKAGFDPTAPDLHLGHTVLLRKLKHFQDLGHEVCFLIGDFTAMIGDPTGRSETRPALTKEQVLENAKTYKEQVFKILDPLKTRVVFNSEWFSRMTAEDIIRLCAKYTVARILEREDFKKRFEGGLPIAVHELIYPLFQAYDSVAIKADIELGGTDQLFNLLIGRDIQREYGQEPQVIITLPLLEGLDGVQKMSKSLGNYVGIMEPPQEMFGKLMSIPDSLMWKYYELLTDLSLEEIQEMKRAVEEGSFHPKEAKKRLARTIVAQYHSEALAQKAEEEFERIFSKRELPEKVEAFEVPAGKLYLPRIFKELGITSSTSEARRLISQKAVDINKNPVTTEELELTPGEYILKIGKKRFIKFVVK; the protein is encoded by the coding sequence ATGGAAAAGGAACTAAAAAAGGCCTTAGAGCTTATTAAAAGGGGAATTGTAGATTTAATTGAAGAGGAAGAGCTGATTAAAAAACTTAAGAGATCCTATCAAGAGGGAAGGCCCCTAAGGATAAAGGCAGGATTTGATCCTACTGCTCCAGATCTTCATTTAGGGCATACCGTCCTTTTAAGAAAACTTAAACACTTTCAGGATTTAGGGCACGAGGTTTGTTTTTTAATTGGGGATTTTACAGCTATGATTGGCGATCCTACAGGAAGATCAGAGACAAGGCCAGCTTTAACTAAGGAGCAGGTTCTTGAAAATGCCAAAACTTATAAAGAACAAGTTTTTAAAATCTTAGATCCTTTGAAAACTCGTGTAGTTTTTAATAGTGAGTGGTTTTCAAGAATGACTGCTGAAGATATCATCAGGCTTTGTGCTAAATATACAGTTGCCAGGATACTTGAGAGAGAAGATTTTAAAAAGAGATTTGAGGGAGGACTTCCCATAGCTGTGCATGAGCTTATCTATCCTCTCTTTCAAGCCTATGACTCAGTTGCTATTAAGGCAGATATTGAGCTTGGAGGAACGGATCAGCTCTTTAATTTGCTCATAGGAAGAGATATTCAAAGAGAATATGGTCAAGAACCTCAGGTAATTATTACCCTTCCTCTCCTTGAGGGGCTTGATGGTGTCCAGAAGATGAGCAAAAGTCTTGGTAATTATGTAGGAATTATGGAGCCTCCTCAGGAGATGTTTGGCAAACTTATGTCTATTCCTGATTCCTTAATGTGGAAGTATTATGAATTGCTTACAGATCTTTCTCTTGAAGAGATTCAGGAGATGAAAAGGGCAGTAGAAGAAGGGAGTTTTCATCCAAAGGAAGCCAAAAAGAGGCTTGCCAGAACCATAGTTGCTCAGTATCACTCTGAAGCGTTAGCCCAAAAGGCAGAAGAGGAATTTGAGAGGATTTTTAGTAAAAGGGAGCTACCAGAAAAGGTTGAAGCCTTTGAAGTGCCAGCAGGCAAACTTTATCTTCCCAGGATTTTTAAGGAGCTTGGGATTACCTCTTCAACCTCTGAGGCACGGCGTTTAATCTCTCAAAAGGCTGTAGATATAAATAAAAACCCTGTAACCACTGAGGAGTTAGAACTTACCCCTGGAGAATATATACTTAAAATTGGGAAAAAGAGATTTATAAAGTTTGTGGTAAAATGA